Within Micromonas commoda chromosome 9, complete sequence, the genomic segment AGGTTTTCTTCGCGAAGCAGGCGCCCAAGACGGGCATCAAGCCGCACACCGACTTTACCAACTTCATCATGACCTCGCACCTCGGCCTGGacgtgccccccgcgccgcagtCGTGGATGAAGGTTGGAGAAGAGACGCAGTGTTGGGAAAACGGAAAAGGGATGTGCGCCGACACGTCCTTCATTCACAGCACGTACAACGAGAGCGAGACCCAGGACAGGTACGTGCTCATCATCCGTTTCTGGCACCCGGAGCTCACGGACCACGAACGCAACGGCGTCCAGTTCCTCTTCGACGCCTTCGATGACCTCTCGCCCGAGGGActagccgccgcgtcgtcgaaagccagggctcgcgccgcgaagtACGACGGCAGTCAGACGGGCGCTGACGTGGCGAACGACTTTAAGGCTTCGGTGCGGGCCAAGGTGAACGCCGGGACGGGGATGGGCGCGGACCTGACGCTGGGAGAtgcccccgtcgcgacccCAGCGCCCGcaaaggctgccgcggcgccgaaggcgagcaaggcggccaagggcgtcgcggctATGATCGCCGAGTCCAAGGCTGcgtcggtcgacgccgcggggggtaaGAAGACGAAGAAGAACAAGCGAAACAAGCGaaagggcgcggggggcggcgaaggcctcggcctcctggCCAAGGGCATGAAGTGACGCGGCAAACGAAACAGGCTTGGCTCCCCCGATCATCGAAACAAGATTCTTTCACGACAAATCCCGCCTCCTATTTCTCGCTCGCTCCCTACACCGACCACACGCGCCAGGACGCGTCGTGCGACGCGGTCACGATCGACTTGGCGTCCGGCGACCACGCCACGTCGAACACCGTGTCCGTGTGGCCCGCCAGCGTGGCGATCCTCTCCCAcgtggacgcgtccacgaccgcgcacgtcccgtccgcgccccccgcggcgagcatcgcTCCGTTTGGAGAAAACGCGATCCGTTTCGTCTCCCGGCTCCCGTGCAGCGTCAGCGTCgtcacgacgccgccgtcgcacgTGCCCCGCGTGTCCCAGACGCGAAccgtgccgtcgtcggatcccgtggcgagcacgcgcgagtcgcgcgggTGGAAGCAGACGCcgaccacgtcgtcgccgtgaccCGTCAGCGTCCTCGCGCAAACCGCGCCCCCCGATTTCGAGTCCCGTTCCCGCTCGCGATTCCCGTTAGATTCACGATTCCCCCGTGTGTCGCACCGCACGTCCCACAGCTTGCACGTCCTGTCGAACGATACGGTGGCCAACACGTTATCGGCGCTCCATCCCACCCCGTacacctccgcgccgtgtcCCGAGCAgtgcgccaccggcgcgtaCCCGCCGTTTAAATCCCAGACGACGGccgtgccgtcgtcggacgccgTAGCCAAAAGCGGCGCGttgggcgcgaacgcgagccCGTTGACCTCGTCGCGATGGCCCTCCAGCACCCCGACGCATTCGTACGTCAGGTTTCCGTCGCGATCCTGCCAGAGTCGGCacgtgccgtcgccggagacggtTCCGAGGAGTCCACCAaacgcgagggacgagaaCTCGCACGCGTAGAGCCCCGTCGAGTGCCCCcggcacgtcgacgccgtccgtaTCGTCGCAGGCCGCCCGCCGTGTGCACGAGTCACCGCGTGCACCTTGGCCACGCCGTCCCAAGACGCGGTGACGCacacgaacgacgacgacgacgacgcgtcttCTCGCCGGGTCGCattcgccggcgccggtcggATAGCCGCCGCGTGGATCGGCCGAGACGTCTGCGAGTCGTGGACGTTCACCATCACGGCGGGGGGTTTCGGGGCACGCGGGTCGCCCCGGGATCGCCACaggccggcgacggcatcctccacgcgcgacgcggcggtcgccagCCGTGGgtccctcggcgaggagctcggctgcgggtccgggtccgccgccggttggatcatccgcggcggttcgagGCTTTTGACGTGTTTCGGCGCATTCGTcgtcccgccggcgcgcagcgcgtcgttctccgccctcgccgccctcaacGCCTCGCGCAGGTACCCGCACTCCTCCTCCAGCCGGTCCACGTCGGATCGCAACCGCGCGTTCTCCGCCGACGTGAACCGCCACCGAGAGGAGAGCTGCTCCAGCAGGTTGTCGACGGTTGGTGACTCACCGGttggtgactcaccgggcggaagagccgcggcgggtcctgTGCGTGCGGGTCCTCCCggtccctcctcgacgacgatcgtggggacgtcgtcgtcggttgggtcgacggcgggtggtgactcgccgccgggtggtgactcaccgggcggtgactcaccgggcggtgacgcatCGGGCGGggccggcgggcgcgtctcggcgtccgagccggcgtcgtcggcggcggggtcctcGTTCGGCGCGAGATCATCCTCTTCCAGCACGAGATCAtcctccaccggcgcggcgcgcaccgcctcctccctcacggccggcgcctcctccttctcctgttcctcctcccgctcgtcgtcgtcatccttcCTCGCCGGGGCTTCGATCTCGCGAAGACCGTCCGGGATGCCCACGCACCTGGCGGAACACACCGGGCACTTGGTCTCCGTCGCGAACCAGAGCTCGGCACAATCACCGCAGAGGTGGTGGCcgcacgcggtgacgcgcgggggttTGTTCGTCGAGTCCCGCAGcgcctccacgccgtcgaggcaGATGCTGTTTATTTTGGATACGGAGCGAGAGTGGCGCGAAGGGTCAGTGACCGGTGGGGTGGTggacggggggcgcgggggatggacggggcgaggcgcgggggggtaCGAGGCGATTACACGTCACTCGGGGACGCACTTGCACGCTATAACCATGCTCGATACTTCACAGGCCCGGGTCAGGCGGgcaaggcgcgcgcggcgctgtggTGGCTTTTTTTGGCCGCCCTGTCCTTCTCGTTTGAACTGTCCCAGACGAGTTCAAATGAGTGCACCCCCCCTGGGGGCCAGATCTACTGGCGCCGGGCCGCAGACCCGCCGATTAGATcgcctctcgcgccgccgccaccgcgataGGCATGTCGGACGGCAAATCCGAGCCTCTGGCGGACGTCAGCAACGcttcggcaccccccgcggccgcggccgcacCCGCCAAGGCCCTCGAGGTTCCCccggctcccgcgtcggATCGATCGAGGCCCACCGACgggtccccgcccgcgagcaagcgcgccaagaaggccgccgccaacgtCGAGGACGCTCCAAAGCCCCTCAGCGTGCCCTTGCCGGAGTCCCTCGGAGATTGGAAGGAGTACGCGGAGAGCGAGCTGAGGCAGCTTCACGGGTTTCGTCGCCAGAACCTGCTCGACTGGTTCCACGTCAAGGGCGCCATCAACTGCTGCGTGGTGTCGTGCCCGGTGGCCAAGTTACGCGCGGAGATTCGCGCGCTGAGGGACAACGGCGTGTACGGTAGCAGCATGGTGCCGTACTTACAGATCCTGCGGACGATATTCGACACCGCGGAGGACTACGTGGACGAGGTCGAGACCGAGCCCGTGGAGCTCTTCTCGGAATCCGAAGACGAGAGCGACGAagagagcgacgacgacgagagcgacgacgaagagagcgacgccgacgacgagagcgacgacgagagcgacgccgacgacgatacCGATGACGACCGCGCAGCaagcgacgaggacgaggagggcgagggagCGGGGAAGGTCGAGGCGGTCggagcgccgtcggcgtcggcgagacgGACGCAGCCGTCATTGCCATCATCGGCCAAACCCAGGAAGGGGcacagcggcggcggacccaAGGGCACACCTGGCGAGCCGTCCGCGTACCAGGTGGAGATGCGCAAGCGGTACAACCAGTTCGCCAGGTTTCTCGGATCCTACTTCGCgtccgagcgcgtcgagcaggcgtcggtgagcgcgctCCTGAggcacgacggcgcgtcggaattcaaggacgaggaggtggtcgCGTTCCTCGACATGATGACACGGGAGAACAAGGTGATGCTGTCGGACGGGACGGTCTGGATCATATAGGCGCGGCACAACCCGGGGTTGtgtccgcgcgccgcgacatAGTGTATCAACAGCGTCATCTTAAGGTACTTAAGAAGGTACTCTcgactcgccgtcgacgccgccaaaaAATCCCGGGTCACTCCGCCTTTgcctccttcttcgcagCCTTTCTCTTTTCCGCCTCCCTGTGCGCCTCCCAGTCCGTCCGCCGCTTGAAGTCGTCCCACGtctccccgcggcgcggcaccCCCAATCGCTCGGCGACCAGGTCCGTCAGCGTCAGCGCGACGGTGCCCACGATGAGGCCGGTGAAGAacagcgcgacgcacgcggcgctgtgATCGAACATCGCCCCCCTCAGGTCGTCTCGCATGTACATGATGAACATCAGGGCTCGGTCCACGTGTTCCCTGTGCCACGGCTTGGGCGCGAGTCCGATGGTGacgtgctcgccgtcgtacgCGTCCAGCGAGGTGACAAACTCCCTCGACGGGTACTTTGCGAATTCCGCCTCCGCAAACGCCACGAACGCCCTGGACGTCCTGTCCTTTCCCGCGTGCGTGAACACCTTCCCCTTGTAGAACATCGCGACGTGCGGGTACGCCTTGATCTCGAGGTCCTCGAACAGCTtgcgcgcgccggtggacgcctcggcgacggacgcgacgacgaacttGTTGGTGCCCGCGTTGACGCCGCGGGTCAAACggtccgcggccgcgtcgaagTCACCGGACATCTGCCGGCACTTCGAGCACCACGGCGCGTAAAACTTGACGAGGTGCGGCACGACGTCGGCCCCGCTGTGAATGCtgccggcgagctcgtcgccggtcatctccgtcgcgcccgacgacgacgggggcggggctGATGACGACGGGCCGTCATCGTAATCTGCGCCGAACTCgtcttcctcggcgcggacagAGGTTGAGGCGGTGCATACGAGCGCGATgatcgcgacgaggaccaccgcgcggccgcgttTGCGCGTCGCCATGGTCGACGTGTGCGTGTGGGAAGACCGGCGTCCAAGGTGTGGTCAAGCAGCGATCGCAGGTCGTTGTTGACACGAATATCGAGAGTCGCAGATCGACTTTTGAAAATTGAAAAAACACCTCTTCGAGCCCGGTTCCGGGTGAAACCTCATACACGATGTGAAACAAAACTCGAAATGCCGATCGTAACGGCAAACAAAACAACCTCCGTGCACTCGTTTTGTTCAAAGATGAGAAAAATAAATATCTGGCGGGAGTATCCGGGAGGCGTGGCCGCTGGACCAATCAGCACCGAGATTTGGTGAATCTCGAGTTGTCCTACTAGGCAAAAGTGCAGGGGTACCGGGCGCCATTACCTCCCGCACGACCGCGCAGGATCGACTAACGATTGAACAAACATGATCGCCGCGACCCAGATGAACGcccgcatcgcgcccgcgtgcgccaggcgcgccgccccatGCCGCGCCCACAACAAggccgtccccgtccgcggCAAGGCGAAGATCCCGACGAAAACATCCGCGATGGTCTcgggaggacgcgcgccCCGAGGGTGCGtctccacgcgcgccgcgggcgacgacgacggcgcggaggcgtccacgtccgagAAACAGGAGGAAAAGTTCGATCTCGAGCTCGCGttcgccaacctcgcggcgaggtacgaCTGGCTCAGCGCGGGCATCGGAGCGCTCATGGGGACGAGCTACGGCGTGGTGCGGGGGCAGCCCGTGTCGCAGGCGCTGGGGATCACGGTTTGCGCCACGGTGGTGGCTCTCGCCATCGATGAGATGCTCAAGGACAACAACATCTAAATTTTAAGTCCACGAGTCGGGCTGCGATGCGAGGCATCCAGCCCCGGGGGAGCAGTTCTAGTTCAGTTTAGTCTCAGTTGAAACAGTAACCTTCGGTTCATCAGTCAACCTCGAGCTATCAGATCCCTcacttcttcttcttcgctggggcctcctcctcgccgccgttggcctccttcttgagcgccttctccagcttcacgcgcgcgggcagcTTGGACGTCCAGTCCTTCATCTTTGCCTCATCCAGCTCGGATACCTTGTCGAGTAACTGAATCTTGTCCAGCAGCTCATCCACGGTGAGCTCCTCGCCAGCCTTGACCAgcctcgcgacgcgtgcggggTTGAGCGCAGCCCTGCAGGCCATGtcgatcgcgcccgacgggtACCCGACGGTGCAGGCGCAGAGCATGTACATGTCGAAGTCGCGGGGGAGCGAATACGGCCGGACAATCTCCGGCTCGGCAATCTCCGGATCCTCGGCGGgtggtgactcaccgggcggtgactcaccggatcctggcgcgtccgcggctggcgcgtcctcggcctCACCCTCGGTGTCAGCCGCGggctcgccctcctcgccttcCTCGGCGGGTGGCGCGTCCGGTGCGTcctcgggagcggcgggggcgtcgtcagccgccacctcgggctcctcggcgccgtcagccgccgcctcggcgctcccgtcagccttggcgtcgggctcctcggcgctcccgtcagcctcggcgccgtcagCCTCCcggtccgcgtcctcgggctcgggccacacgagcccggcggcgacggtctcGGCGACCCTCCGTTCCACGCACTTCTCCCAGACGCGCCTTCTCGACAAATCGTCGGGCACAGGGCAGTACACGAATCGGCTCACCTCCTTCATGAAACCCCTCTGGTCCTTCTTGACGCACAGGTACGGCTCCGAGGAGCACCCGACGATCATCACCCGCTCACCCTTCTTCATGCCCTTGACCTCCTTCAGCAGATCCTTCTTGATCCGGTTGAACAGCTCCTTGCTCTTGTACTCCCTGAGCTTCTTCTTGTCGGAGAGGAAAaccttctcgagctcgtcgatgtATATCACCGCGGGTTGCATCGTCCGCGCAACCTTGAACACCATGTGGATCATCAACGTGGTCTCCTTCTTGCCGGGGTATTTGCCGTCGGTGTTTCGGGGTGAGAGGTTGAAGAATATGGCGCCGGTGTGGTTGGCGATGGCGTGCGCCAACGCCGTTTTGCCCGTGTCCTTGCAGCCGTACAGGAGCAGGGTCTTGCAGTGGCCCGGTATGGCGGAGTGCACCGTCTCGCCGCTCGCACCGAGGGGTAAAATGGCGAGCTCGGTCACCATCTGACGTACCTGCGCCATGGACGGATCCGGGAAGTACTTGTTCCGCTCGAGAGTGGCGCCCAGGATGTTGATATCCCCCGCGTACGCATCCAGCGTGTGCTCGGGAGGCACCGGCTGCACAATGCCCAGCTCCACCAGCTCGGCGTAGAGGCTCTCGATTGTTCGATCCGCGGTGAGATCCTTTCCTTTCTTGCCACCCGCCTTGCCACCCGCCttgccaccgccgccgccgccgcccttctccttcttcttaccgtcgccgcccttcttcttctcgcccTTTCCACCCTTGCCTCCCTTCTTTCCCTTGCCCTTCTTGGCGGGaccagccttggcggcgcgtTCAGCCGCCACCATCTCGCGAAGGTTCTCCAACAGCAGCCTCATCtcctcgtcaacctcctTCCGCACCTCCTCGAACACCACCggcttgagctcctcctcaACCTCGGATGATATGAACCGTTGGTCGAAGTTGCCGCCCTCCAGCCCCGTGTCGTGAACCTTGGACCAGGTGCGGTTGAACgagtcgatggcgtcgcggagggggTTGATAAACTTGGCCGGGCACTTGGGCTTTGGTTTGTCGTCCCCGCccttgcccttcttcttggccgcctccttctttttcttctcctcctccgcctttttcttcttctcggcgtcggccttggccttcgcagccttggggtcgaggtcggcgtcgtcatcctccttTGGCGGCGGGTTGAGAATGTCCCTGCTTCCGCCGGATTCGATGTCGGGGAAATCCGGAAACTCGCCAGTCTCCGGGTCCCTGTTCTCCAGGAACCACGAGTTGATCTTATCCTGGACCTCCTCCCGCATCTCCTGACCGTGCCTCTCCTTCACCCGGTCCTTCAAGTTttcgtacgcggcgaggtacTCAGCCTGGTTGGCGTATTGCATCTTTTTGCGCTCGACGTTGTTGGCCAGGTCTCTGAGAATTGGGTCATCGCGCGGGTCctccggccgcggcgcgggtttcATGCCCAAAAacacgagctcctcgtccaTCAACCGGTCGtactcgcgccgcgccagccACCCCCTGGTGTACTTTTGTATGATGGTCGCGATCTGGTCCTTGGTCTTTGTCGCCGCCAAGATGTTGACCCTCTCCTCCAAATCGCTCCTGTActcctcggcgatgcgctcgtcTTCTATGCgcttcgcctcggcctcctccgcggacagCGGGGGCGGAGCGAACACATCGCGGGTGAGGTACTCGGGCACCGGTTTGGTCCAGTTGACCCTCCCCACGAAGACGTTGGGTTTGCCGAGCTCTGGCTTTGTCGTCTCAAACTTGTGGATCAGAGCCTCGAGGAActtggcgcgggcgccgagctcgtgccGCCTGTCGTCCACGAAGTACCTGGGTACCGGTATCTCCATCGCGTTGTACGGCAGGTTCATGTCCTGCAGCACCTCGTCCAACGACACGTGGTCCAACTCTCGCGCGAACTTCTTCATGACCCAGTGCCTGAGCTCGAGGCATCGGCCGATGGTCGCCTCCAGAGCCTTCttgacctcgacgcgcttcTGCGGGTGGCTCATCTGGTCGTACGCGCGCTCCAGCCTTCGGAAGATCTGGACGTACCGCACGTACCCCCGCACCCACTCCGTCGGTTCGCGCTCGGGAAGCGTCGGGGGTAGTTCCTCGCCGGTCTCCTCGTCGTACTCTGGGCCTGGGGGCGGGGGCTGGTCGGGCGTGGgtacgccgtcggcgtccacgacgggTTCGGGCGGGGGTTGCTCCCACTCGAGCATGTACGCGAGGTCCCTCATGCACAGGCGCCAGTCGGCGTCGTACGAGCTGTCGACGCGgagcgagggcgagggggaCGGGGGTCAGCGACCGGGTGCTCATTTTGGATTCCGCGCTCGGGGGATCGAGCCATTGCGGGCGAGAGCCCTGCGGTGGAGGGCGGGTTTCGGTTGGTCGATCGGGGGAGCGGAGGTTTGGACTCACGCGTTCGACATGGCGCGCGGCTTGGTCTACCTacagccgcgtcgcctcctcgctcCTCTCAACGCcgggcgttcgcgcgccggCTCTCTCTGTCGCTACTAGCTAAGCTAGGTCTCCTAAATTGGGCTCAGAAAGCTGCCGTGGGGGTGAGCTCGATCTTCCTGTCCCTGCTGTGCCATCACGCACAGCACCAGTCCGCGATGCTGATGAGAAGAAACGAACAGACACAGTTTCCAAAACGGTTCGCGTCTCGGACCCGCCGAGGTCAACACGCCGTCTCAttgcgcgcccgcgacgcgcacgagacgccgcgcgggtacCCGGTGAAGAcatctcgcgtcgccgcaggACGCGCGTCCCGTCTAGCGCCCcacgcggtggtggcgcgcgtctcgagtGAACGCGTCGTTTCCACTCATCGCGGCCCGTCGTCAGCACGCGATGGCTCCCCGCAGATCTCGagacgactccgacgactccgacggaTCCGGAgacgaggtggacgtcgaTGGCGATGAAAACGAGCGCGATGCCGTCGAGTACGACGAGCGTGGACGACGgatcctcgcggacgacatCGTAGCCGCGATACACCAggctcacgcgcgcggtctGACCGCCCCGATGCTCCCGCCCAAGCGGCAGATGAAccagcaccgcgcgagcgtGACTTCGCACAGGCCGGGGTACAGCAGCGTGGACGCGAGAGACGGACACTTCCATCCATCGAACGGCGATCTAAATCCCCGAGGAGCCGCCGAAGGGTCGTccaaggacgccgccgcctccgccgccgcgtcgtcgtccgccgccttctccgacCCGGCCAAGGGCTGGGGCGGCTTGGGCGACTTCAGCGACGCGGTGCTAAACGCGCTGGCCGCGAAGAGGCTGGATAAGGATAAGATGACCCACGGGCAGCGTTTAGAGGCGAGGCTGGAGGCGAGgatgcgcggcggctccgtgCCCACGGGCGATCGAGGGGGTCACAGGGACAAACAGCGGCGGGGAAGCGGCGagtccgtcggcggcgacggcgacgacgactttcaccaccgacgacgcgccgactCCCGGTATCCCACCGATGATTCGCACGATCCAACGCACGATCCAACGCGCTCGGGGGCCACGATCTCGCAGCAAAGGGCGCTAAGGGCGCTGCCGGTGGTcagcgcgcgtcgcagagCGCGCAGGGTGGGCGTGAGGGGCGgtcgttcgacgcggcggcgggtgctgGATTCGATATCATCCGTCACATCTCGCGTTTCGTCGATGTGCGGCCCGGTGGTCGAGAGCGAGGACTTCGAGCTGCTCGTGGTGATCGTGATCTTGGTAAACTGCGTGTCGCTCGCGCTGTACCGGCCGACGGAGGGCACGGGGAGCGCGTGGAACACGCGGTTAGACCGACTGGAGCTGGGTCTCAACGGCTTCTTCACCCTGGAGCTGGTGCTGAGGATATCGCacaggggcgcgagggagtaCTTCAGGGACCCTTGGAACAGGTTCGActtcgcgctcgtgctggCGGGGTACTCCGGTctgctcatcgccgcgccgcaggGCGGGGCGgacagcggcgacggcgacaacAGCGGGCTGAGGGCGCTCAGGGCTCTCAGGGCGCTGAGGCCGCTCCGAACCATCACCCGGTTCCAGTCCCTGCGGTCTGTCGTCGTCTGCTTCATCGAGGCTGTTCCCCTGCTCGTCAGCGTCGTCGGATTCGTCGTGTTTTTCACGTTCCTGTTCGCCATCGCGGGTCACCAGCTCTTTCAGGAGGCGTACCACCAGCGGTGCGAGGATCCGGGCACGGGGGTACCCGAGACGTGGAACGACGCCTTCGGTTGCGACTCGATCGATAACCCGCAAATCACGGGTTCCAACCCCGCAGGGAGCGAAAGCGGCTCCGGACGGACGTGCCCGCCGTTCGACGACCTCGGCAATCCGCTCGAGTGCGTCTACGTCCACAGCGGGCGGGGTAACTCCGTGGCTGGGTACGACAACGTGGCGGCCGGGATGTTGACAGTCTTTCAGTGCACCACTCTAGCCGGGTGGGCGCAGGTGATGTACCGCATCATGGACTCGGGTTCTGAGGTTGCGGTCCCGTACTTCGTGCTACTCGTCTTCTTCGGTCCGTATTTCGTCGTCAACCTGTTCCTTGCGGTGCTGAAGACGAAGTTTGGCAAGGCTCAGTCTTTGTTCCAGTCCAAGATGAACGCGGTCAAAGAGTCGGCGGGGACCGGGGACAATTCCACCGCCTCACTCGCCAACCCAACCGTCGCGCCGTCATCTTCAACGCGGGTCGACGAGCCCGCACgatcggacgacgcggacgacgccaaaCCGAGCGATCGGCGCAGACGCAACACCCTCGCGCTGATATTCGCGTGGATTTGcgcagtcgccgccggctaCGCCGAGCAGCGTAGAATCGCCGCTGAGCGAaaggaggacgagctcgcgctcacgCTAGCCCAACACGAGGCTGAGGGGATCAAGTCGTGGAGGCTCGAGTACCGACGAAAAGTGCAGGCGCTGAAGGAGTGGTGCTTCGAGGTTCAGGAGCACAGGTACTTCAATCGGTTCTTCCTGGCGCTCATCTACCTCAACACGGTGTTGATGGCAATGGAACATCACGGCATGAGTTCGCAGCTGGAGTTCGCGCTTCTGGTGACAAACTTTGTGTTCACTTTCTTCTTCACCGTGGAGATTGCCATCAAGATCACAGGCATAGGATTCTGGGATTTCTGGATGGACAACTTCAACAGGTTCGACCTCTGCATCGTTGGGCTGTCAGTCATCGAGGTTCTGGCCATCGGCGGCTCTGCGATCCCAGCTTTCCGATCGCTCAAGGGGCTTCGCTCACTGAAGGTGCTGAAGACGTTCAGGGTGTTTCGCATATTCAAGATGTTTCGCTACCTCTCGTCGCTGCGAATAATCGGAGAGGTCATCCTGTCCTCGCTCGGTTCTTTCATATCCATTGCTGTgctcctcttcctcttcctcctcgtgTTTGCCATCGTTGGCCTGCACGTATTCGGCGGCCTCAAGGACCCCGACTCGTTCAGATACGGAGTGGACGACCCTcagctcggcggccgcgcgtccTTCGATTCATTCTACCACAGCTTGCTACTCACGTTCCAGGTGCTCACGTTGGAGGACTGGGAGTTCATCATGTTCAAGTCTATTGAGTACGCTGGGTGGGGCGCATCCGTGTACTTTGTCATGTGGGTCATCGTGGGTAAATACACATTCCTCACCCTGTTTCTGGCCGTCACCATGGAGGCGTTCGAGAGCAAGTACGATCCAAAAGCGAGCAGGGAGGCGAGGGTGGTGGCCAAACTGCTGCGAAAGAAGCGCGAACGACGAAAGAAGCGACAGGAGGCGTCGCTCAGGCGGCGGAAGAAAGAGAAGAAAAAAAGGAAGGaactcgcggaggagcgccaACAGGACAAGGACGGAACGTGCGATGCGCTCGGTGACGAGGTCCTTTCCGAGGATAATGAGGTTGCGTCTACCGCGGTGGTCACGCTGTCGTCCCCCCCGGGACCCGTCGCCGTGACGGAAGCGTTCCAAGGCGAGCCACAGTCAAAGTCCGGGTGGAAGCCCAAGCGAAAACCGACCAGGTTCGCTTTCGGCTCGGGTGATAAACCCAACGGCTACGACAGCGATACCGCCAGCGGTGCGagcagcggcgcgatgacgccgtACTTACCTTCCGGCATGAGCTCCGGCGCGGTCACGCCGGGCGGTGACAGGTACGATATACCGTCTGGTTTGGTTTCCGGGAtgatgacgccgtcgtgggGTGGGTCCAGCTCGGTGATCGGGTCTAGACATAACTCGTTCGGAGCGGTTCGGTCGATGATCGTGCGACGCATGAGCAAAGAAGATGACCTGCAGGACACGTCGTGCGGGTGCGTGCCGCCGCACCATGAGTTGAGAGAGCGGTGCTTCAATGTGGTCACTCACTGGTCCTTCGACCACCTCATGTTTGCGCTGATATTTGGGAGCTGCGTTGCTATGGCGATGGAACGGCCGGATATGGAGCCGGAGTTGCAGCGTGATCTGCTCATCGTCGATTACGTCCTCACCGCgtgcttcgccgcggagtccGGGTTGAAGGTGTTCGTGTTCGGATTCAGGCGGTACATCCGCGAGCGGACAAACCAGCTCGACTTTTTCATCGTGGTGACTACGCTGCTCGAGCTGATGCTGACGTCAGTTGGGGGTTTGAAAGCGGTGCGGTCGCTGCGTATACTGCGCGCAATACGGCCCCTGAGGGCGCTGACCAAATCATCGGGCATGAGATTGGTCCTAAAATCCGTCGCCCTGAGCATCG encodes:
- a CDS encoding predicted protein — its product is MSNASYDADWRLCMRDLAYMLEWEQPPPEPVVDADGVPTPDQPPPPGPEYDEETGEELPPTLPEREPTEWVRGYVRYVQIFRRLERAYDQMSHPQKRVEVKKALEATIGRCLELRHWVMKKFARELDHVSLDEVLQDMNLPYNAMEIPVPRYFVDDRRHELGARAKFLEALIHKFETTKPELGKPNVFVGRVNWTKPVPEYLTRDVFAPPPLSAEEAEAKRIEDERIAEEYRSDLEERVNILAATKTKDQIATIIQKYTRGWLARREYDRLMDEELVFLGMKPAPRPEDPRDDPILRDLANNVERKKMQYANQAEYLAAYENLKDRVKERHGQEMREEVQDKINSWFLENRDPETGEFPDFPDIESGGSRDILNPPPKEDDDADLDPKAAKAKADAEKKKKAEEEKKKKEAAKKKGKGGDDKPKPKCPAKFINPLRDAIDSFNRTWSKVHDTGLEGGNFDQRFISSEVEEELKPVVFEEVRKEVDEEMRLLLENLREMVAAERAAKAGPAKKGKGKKGGKGGKGEKKKGGDGKKKEKGGGGGGGKAGGKAGGKKGKDLTADRTIESLYAELVELGIVQPVPPEHTLDAYAGDINILGATLERNKYFPDPSMAQVRQMVTELAILPLGASGETVHSAIPGHCKTLLLYGCKDTGKTALAHAIANHTGAIFFNLSPRNTDGKYPGKKETTLMIHMVFKVARTMQPAVIYIDELEKVFLSDKKKLREYKSKELFNRIKKDLLKEVKGMKKGERVMIVGCSSEPYLCVKKDQRGFMKEVSRFVYCPVPDDLSRRRVWEKCVERRVAETVAAGLVWPEPEDADREADGAEADGSAEEPDAKADGSAEAAADGAEEPEVAADDAPAAPEDAPDAPPAEEGEEGEPAADTEGEAEDAPAADAPGSGESPPGESPPAEDPEIAEPEIVRPYSLPRDFDMYMLCACTVGYPSGAIDMACRAALNPARVARLVKAGEELTVDELLDKIQLLDKVSELDEAKMKDWTSKLPARVKLEKALKKEANGGEEEAPAKKKK